The genomic region TACAAAGAGGCCTTCGAACAGGACCGCGATCAATTTCTGGAAGTGCTGACCGCTCACGACAACTTGGAAGCCTCGCTGGTGGCGGAGACCCTCAGGCGATCCCGTTTCGTGCTGACCACGCGGATGGATCAGGCGGACATCACGGACGAAGGATACGATTTCAACGGCTGGATTCTTGAGTTCTATCAGGAAAACTGCAACGGAATCGTCGAAGTCGACGACCAGGGATTCTTTTCCCCCAAGGGCGAACTGATCGTCGATCTCGCCCCCATGTCCGAAGAAGAATAGTTCCTCGCCTCGCGTCGGTCCCGAACGCCGTGCCACCAGGCTACCGCATGTCGCCGAAATCCATGCGTGGACAGACGATTCCGAACGATCCTCTACGGGCCACGCATTCAACGCGACTCCAGCGCCAGACCGACGGCTGGTTTCAGCGGGCTGAAGCCGCCCTGCTCGGAGCGGTCCCATGTCGGGCCGGCTGTTCCCATTGTTGTATTGGTCCGTTCCCCATCACAGTGCTCGACGTCCAGGCGCTCCATGAAGGACTCGCGCGGCTCGAACCGCATGACCGCGAAGAGATTCAGCGGAACGCCGCCGAACAAACAGCCGTGCTCGAGCAGGCTGCCCCCTCGTTGAAACAGGCGCCCTTCGTCGATCAATTCGCCGACGCCGAAACCGATCGGTTGGTCACGCTTCTAGAGGATGCTCCCTGCCCTGCCTTGAGTGCCGAAGGCCTCTGTCGTGTCTATGATCATCGGCCGCTGACCTGCCGGTCCATGGGGATTCCCGTCGTAGAACCAACTGGGACGTTCGGCGCCTGCGCCGTTCAGACCTTTGTCCCGATTCGCCGCCTCCCTGCATCCCTTCGGGAAGAGGAAGAAACGCTCGCCGCACAAGAGGCCGTGGCCCTGCACCAGATCCGGCTCTCATCGCCGACGCCGGGAGAAGAAGTGCTCCTGCCTTACGGATTTCTGCCGAGCCTCCACACGATTGCCGGCCGCTCCCGCACCTAGACACCCTTCAAACCGCTATGCTATGGTGGGTTTCTTGTGTCTTGCGGGAGCGCCTGTAGCTCAGCTGGATAGAGCATCAGCCTCCGGAGCTGAGGGCCACAGGTTCAAATCCTGTCAGGCGCACCATCCCTCGCTCGACCGCTTCGAAGTTCTGACGCCACTCGTGGCGACAGCGGGCATCGGCGGCGGCGGGCGAACGCCCGGACACAGTTCGGCGACAATTGAATATCGAATCCGGTGGGGCCGTTAGCTCAGTTGGTAGAGCAGCTGACTCTTAATCAGCGGGCCGTAGGTTCGACCCCTACACGGCCCACCAAATCAATCAACAGCTTAGGTGGGTAAACTCGTCGCCGCTTCGCGAGAAGCGGTGGCTGGTGTTATTACAGTGTTAGCGGCATCCAACACGTTCACCCGATGCACCTCTCCGCTCGGAATCCATCTCGCGTAATACTTCAGCGTGATCGTCGGCTTAGTATGTCCCAATTGGTGGCTGACATAGAGCAATGGGACATTCGACGATAGGAGTAAGGACGCGAAGGTATGTCGGAGATCGTACACTCGGAATCTCGGCAAGCCTGCAGCGTCTAGCACCCGGTGAAACGCTCTCACGACATGGCTCTCATCCAGAAGGCCTCCTGAAAGAGACGGGAAGAGCCAATCCGATGCCTTCCCCCGAGCAATGTCCTCAGCCCGTAGGTGCGTGAGGTAAGACTCCAGCTCGGCCAGTATCCCATCCGACAAATCCACCCATCGTGATTCACCGGTTTTGGTACTCTTGATCTGCCCCTCCAGCGTTGCCGACCGCTCCACTCGTACCCGGCGCCCCACGAAATCGATATCGCCAGGCTGTAATGCTCGTCCCTCACTGGGGCGGAGACCTGTCTTAAGGTACGTGCGGAATAGCATGGTATAGGAACGGGACAGCGATTGGCTTTCCTCCAACTCATCAAGTTTCGTTTCAAATGCTTCTTTCTGCTGCCAGGTCAGCGGATCCACGTCAGGAGCTATTGTTTGCCCTGCGCGACGCTTTCGCCTTTGACCAAGTAGCGGGTTCACGGCGATGACCCCTTCCTCCGCCGCATCGGTCAGCATTGACGAGAGAACAGCCCGAATAATGCGTGTCGTATCAGCCGAGCATCCTGCCTGCTGCTTAACATTCAGCATGGCCCTCACATTGGCCCAGCCAAGTGCAGCGACAGCTTGTCCTCCTAAAGCGGGCTCAATGTACAGTCTCACGATCTGACTGTAACTGGAATGGGTTCTGGCGGCTAAATTCACCTTTGAACTTTTCAACCACCGCTGACAATAGTCCCTGACGGTGATGGGCACAGTTGGGACTTCCGTGCTCATCCCCTGCAGCAACTTCGTCTTGATGATGGCTTCCTGTTTCCGCGCCTCCTCCTTGTTCTTGCATCCAACCTTCCACCGCTTGAGCTTACCTACCGACAAGTTTGGCGCGAGCCTAAGCGTCTTCCCGTCAACGAGGACTGGAAATTCAACATAATAACTATCCTTCCGTTTGGTCAGTCCCATTGGACTACCTCCCCTTCTGCGGCCGCTGTAGCGGGCCGACTAATTGGTTAAGAGTGATCCGTAACGCCTGACACAGCTTGATGACCGTCGAGAGTTGCGGGTCCAGCCTGCCGTTCTCCAGCTTCACGATGGAGACATAGTGCACACCTGACCGCTCCGCCAGGCTCCGTACGCTCAAGCCCCGCTTCTCTCGCCAAGATTTCAACTGTGTCTGCATAAACAGAATGGTAGCTGTATAGCTACCGATAATCAAGAGGCTAGAACCTGGAAGGGTCGATGCACTTTGACGGACTTCGACGCGATCCATTTGTCTATTTCCACTCGATCGAACTTGGTGAGACGCC from Nitrospira japonica harbors:
- a CDS encoding YkgJ family cysteine cluster protein; its protein translation is MSPKSMRGQTIPNDPLRATHSTRLQRQTDGWFQRAEAALLGAVPCRAGCSHCCIGPFPITVLDVQALHEGLARLEPHDREEIQRNAAEQTAVLEQAAPSLKQAPFVDQFADAETDRLVTLLEDAPCPALSAEGLCRVYDHRPLTCRSMGIPVVEPTGTFGACAVQTFVPIRRLPASLREEEETLAAQEAVALHQIRLSSPTPGEEVLLPYGFLPSLHTIAGRSRT
- a CDS encoding tyrosine-type recombinase/integrase — translated: MGLTKRKDSYYVEFPVLVDGKTLRLAPNLSVGKLKRWKVGCKNKEEARKQEAIIKTKLLQGMSTEVPTVPITVRDYCQRWLKSSKVNLAARTHSSYSQIVRLYIEPALGGQAVAALGWANVRAMLNVKQQAGCSADTTRIIRAVLSSMLTDAAEEGVIAVNPLLGQRRKRRAGQTIAPDVDPLTWQQKEAFETKLDELEESQSLSRSYTMLFRTYLKTGLRPSEGRALQPGDIDFVGRRVRVERSATLEGQIKSTKTGESRWVDLSDGILAELESYLTHLRAEDIARGKASDWLFPSLSGGLLDESHVVRAFHRVLDAAGLPRFRVYDLRHTFASLLLSSNVPLLYVSHQLGHTKPTITLKYYARWIPSGEVHRVNVLDAANTVITPATASREAATSLPT
- a CDS encoding helix-turn-helix domain-containing protein, which encodes MDRVEVRQSASTLPGSSLLIIGSYTATILFMQTQLKSWREKRGLSVRSLAERSGVHYVSIVKLENGRLDPQLSTVIKLCQALRITLNQLVGPLQRPQKGR